A single Kwoniella bestiolae CBS 10118 chromosome 8, complete sequence DNA region contains:
- a CDS encoding cysteine synthase, with protein MVAALSARMFRPTAVARPFARRAYATSVTGYGREVEGFVGAVGNTPLIRLNRLSEETGSNILAKAEFMSPGGSIKDRAALYLVKDAEEKGLIRPGGTVVEGTAGNTGIGLAHVCRSKGYQCVIYMPDTQSQEKIDLLRMLGADVRPVPAVAFDNPQNYNHQAKRYAESLDNAVWTNQFDNTANRNAHILTTGPEIWEQTNGGKLDAFICSTGTGGTLAGVARYLTEKSNGKVEAWLADPPGSVLYNLVENGKIERVGNGSITEGIGQGRVTSNLQPDLSLLSGAIHVPDSASINMVYRLLHEEGLYVGASSALNVWAATELAKKKGKGSTVVTVLCDGAYRYQARLFSRVWLESKGLDSHIPEHLQKYIVLP; from the exons ATGGTAGCTGCCCTATCTGCTCGGATGTTCCGACCCACCGCAGTCGCACGACCATTCGCCCGAAGGGCTTATGCTACCTCTGTCACAGGATatggaagggaggttgaggggttCGTAGGTGCCGTAGGAAACACTCCTTTG ATCCGACTCAACCGACTCTCCGAAGAGACCGGCTCCAACATCCTCGCCAAAGCTGAATTCATGTCACCCGGAGGATCAATCAAAGACCGAGCGGCTCTCTACCTCGTCAAGGATGCTGAGGAGAAAGGATTGATCAGACCAGGTGGTACCGTTGTGGAAGGGACTGCAGGAAACACAGGTATAGGACTGGCGCACGTCTGTCGATCAAAGGGATATCAATGTGTGATTTACATGCCTGATACTCAAAGtcaagagaagatcgatctgTTGAGAATGCTGGGTGCGGACGTCAGACCTGTtcctg CCGTCGCTTTCGACAACCCCCAAAACTATAACCATCAAGCCAAGCGATACGCCGAATCCCTAGACAACGCCGTCTGGACCAACCAATTCGACAATACCGCGAACCGAAATGCCCATATCCTCACCACCGGACCAGAGATATGGGAACAGACAAACGGTGGGAAATTGGATGCCTTCATCTGTTCTACCGGTACTGGTGGAACCTTAGCTGGTGTGGCTAGATACTTGACTGAGAAGTCGAATGGAAAGGTGGAAGCTTGGTTGGCTGACCCTCCTGGAAGTGTGCTTTACAATTtggtggagaatgggaagatcgAGAGGGTTGGAAATGGATCGATCACTGAGG GTATTGGACAAGGTCGAGTGACCTCCAACCTCCAACCCgacctctctctcctctccgGAGCCATCCACGTCCCCGACTCAGCATCCATCAACATGGTCTACAGATTACTCCACGAAGAAGGTCTCTACGTCGGCGCGTCGAGTGCTCTGAACGTATGGGCTGCGACGGAAttggccaagaagaagggtaaggGAAGTACGGTTGTTACGGTGCTTTGTGATGGTGCTTATCG ATACCAAGCCCGTCTCTTCTCAAGGGTATGGCTCGAATCCAAGGGCCTCGACTCTCACATCCCAGAACATCTCCAGAAATATATCGTCCTTCCATAA